A part of Vicia villosa cultivar HV-30 ecotype Madison, WI unplaced genomic scaffold, Vvil1.0 ctg.000114F_1_1, whole genome shotgun sequence genomic DNA contains:
- the LOC131624303 gene encoding uncharacterized protein LOC131624303 isoform X1 yields the protein MGVLLWNKNPISKMNCYSLQQNAFAACEEMRGSVTIADQKEPLICPKPQRVGVLSSVHMRQFRFHFNQQADCSDSKAGAGLLDMIFEKECHGDEFAYQAASSPPYFCVSPPVRAANPLVHDAHFGDEIISSSPSGLPSPTSASRKGGCARVSFGLKPAAVRVEGFDCLNRDCQNSSISAVA from the exons atgg GCGTTCTACTGTGGAATAAGAACCCGATATCGAAGATGAACTGTTATAGTCTTCAGCAGAACGCCTTTGCAGCTTGTGAGGAGATGAGAGGTTCGGTTACCATTGCAGATCAGAAGGAGCCTCTCATTTGTCCAAAGCCACAGCGAGTTGGGGTCTTGTCGAGCGTTCATATGCGGCAATTCAGATTTCATTTCAA tcAACAAGCTGATTGTTCTGATTCGAAAGCTGGGGCTGGGCTACTTGACATGATTTTCGAGAAG GAGTGTCACGGGGACGAGTTTGCTTATCAGGCAGCTTCATCTCCGCCATATTTTTGCGTGTCTCCACCGGTCCGAGCCGCAAATCCCTTAGTCCATGACGCTCATTTTGGAGACGAGATCATATCATCATCGCCATCAGGTTTGCCATCGCCAACCTCTGCATCCCGCAAAGGCGGATGTGCTAGGGTGAGTTTTGGACTCAAACCGGCCGCAGTTAGAGTAGAAGGATTTGATTGCCTCAACAGGGATTGCCAGAATTCAAGCATCTCTGCTGTCGCGTAA
- the LOC131624303 gene encoding uncharacterized protein LOC131624303 isoform X2, producing the protein MNCYSLQQNAFAACEEMRGSVTIADQKEPLICPKPQRVGVLSSVHMRQFRFHFNQQADCSDSKAGAGLLDMIFEKECHGDEFAYQAASSPPYFCVSPPVRAANPLVHDAHFGDEIISSSPSGLPSPTSASRKGGCARVSFGLKPAAVRVEGFDCLNRDCQNSSISAVA; encoded by the exons ATGAACTGTTATAGTCTTCAGCAGAACGCCTTTGCAGCTTGTGAGGAGATGAGAGGTTCGGTTACCATTGCAGATCAGAAGGAGCCTCTCATTTGTCCAAAGCCACAGCGAGTTGGGGTCTTGTCGAGCGTTCATATGCGGCAATTCAGATTTCATTTCAA tcAACAAGCTGATTGTTCTGATTCGAAAGCTGGGGCTGGGCTACTTGACATGATTTTCGAGAAG GAGTGTCACGGGGACGAGTTTGCTTATCAGGCAGCTTCATCTCCGCCATATTTTTGCGTGTCTCCACCGGTCCGAGCCGCAAATCCCTTAGTCCATGACGCTCATTTTGGAGACGAGATCATATCATCATCGCCATCAGGTTTGCCATCGCCAACCTCTGCATCCCGCAAAGGCGGATGTGCTAGGGTGAGTTTTGGACTCAAACCGGCCGCAGTTAGAGTAGAAGGATTTGATTGCCTCAACAGGGATTGCCAGAATTCAAGCATCTCTGCTGTCGCGTAA